The following are encoded in a window of Nocardioides houyundeii genomic DNA:
- a CDS encoding thymidine phosphorylase, translated as MASHDAVEVISTKRERGQLSDSQIDWVIDAYTRGQVADEQMSALAMAILLNGMDQREIARWTAAMIASGERMDFSSLSRPTADKHSTGGVGDKITLPLAPLVAACGVAVPQLSGRGLGHTGGTLDKLEAVPGWRAALSNDELLAQLESVGAVICAAGDGLAPADKKLYALRDVTGTVEAMPLIASSIMSKKIAEGTSALVLDVKVGTGAFMKDLDRARELATTMVALGKDAGVHTVALLTDMSTPLGLTAGNAIEVAESVDVLAGGGPADVVELTLALAREMLAGAGVTDVDPADKLADGSAMDAWKQMIRSQGGDPDAALPTARESHVVTAPTTGVLTRLDAMAVGMAAWRLGAGRARKEDPVQAGAGVVWHARPGDQVTQGAPLFTLLTDEPERFERALASLEGGYDVGDAASYTPQALVIDRIS; from the coding sequence AAGCGCGAGCGTGGCCAGCTCAGCGACAGCCAGATCGACTGGGTGATCGACGCCTACACCCGCGGGCAGGTGGCAGACGAGCAGATGTCGGCCCTGGCGATGGCGATCCTGCTCAACGGGATGGACCAGCGTGAGATCGCGCGCTGGACCGCCGCGATGATCGCCTCGGGCGAGCGGATGGACTTCTCCTCCTTGAGCCGACCCACCGCCGACAAGCACTCCACCGGCGGCGTGGGCGACAAGATCACCCTGCCGCTGGCGCCGCTGGTCGCCGCCTGCGGCGTGGCGGTGCCGCAGCTCTCGGGCCGCGGGCTCGGTCACACCGGCGGCACGCTGGACAAGCTCGAGGCGGTGCCGGGATGGCGCGCCGCACTGAGCAACGACGAGCTGCTGGCGCAGCTGGAGTCCGTGGGCGCCGTGATCTGCGCCGCCGGCGACGGTCTGGCGCCGGCCGACAAGAAGCTCTACGCCCTGCGCGACGTCACCGGCACGGTGGAGGCGATGCCGCTGATCGCCTCCTCCATCATGAGCAAGAAGATCGCGGAGGGCACCAGCGCCCTGGTCCTCGACGTGAAGGTCGGCACCGGAGCGTTCATGAAGGACCTGGACCGGGCGCGCGAGCTCGCGACCACCATGGTGGCGCTGGGCAAGGACGCCGGGGTGCACACCGTCGCACTGCTGACCGACATGTCCACCCCGCTGGGGCTGACGGCCGGCAACGCCATCGAGGTCGCGGAGTCCGTCGACGTGCTGGCCGGGGGCGGGCCCGCCGACGTGGTCGAGCTGACCCTGGCACTGGCGCGAGAGATGCTCGCCGGGGCGGGGGTCACCGACGTCGACCCGGCCGACAAGCTCGCCGACGGCTCCGCGATGGACGCCTGGAAGCAGATGATCCGGTCCCAGGGCGGGGACCCCGACGCCGCGCTGCCCACGGCACGGGAGTCCCACGTGGTCACCGCGCCGACGACCGGGGTGCTGACCCGGCTGGACGCGATGGCCGTCGGGATGGCGGCCTGGCGGCTCGGGGCCGGCCGGGCCCGCAAGGAGGACCCGGTGCAGGCCGGGGCCGGTGTGGTCTGGCACGCCCGGCCCGGTGACCAGGTCACCCAGGGAGCACCCCTGTTCACCCTGCTGACCGACGAGCCGGAGCGCTTCGAGCGGGCGCTGGCCTCCCTGGAGGGCGGCTACGACGTCGGCGACGCCGCGTCGTACACCCCGCAGGCCCTGGTGATCGACCGGATCAGCTGA